One genomic window of Candoia aspera isolate rCanAsp1 chromosome 12, rCanAsp1.hap2, whole genome shotgun sequence includes the following:
- the MARS2 gene encoding methionine--tRNA ligase, mitochondrial: MPALPARAARSLLRAVPLRRLAEPGGSLRWSSSRSPSPRLLLSTPIFYVNGPPHIGHLYSAVLADALHRHRELLGCEGGRLATGTDEHGLKIQAAAAAAGISPKEFCDRVSAEFRELFAQAGISYSDFIRTTELRHRRAVECFWAALQAGGSLYQADYEGWYCTAEESFLAASQVMECPDAQGRKQMVSLESGHQVHWTREENYMFKLSEFREPLQRWLCENKDAINPEPYYQQVLQWLEEELPDLSVSRDRNRLHWGIPVPGDSSQTIYVWVDALVNYLTAVGYPEEHRAWWPRACHIVGKDILKFHAIYWPALLMAAGLEPPLRLWVHSHWTVQGQKMSKSLGNVIAPKDCFQHYTVDGFRYFLLRQGVPEWDCDYYDEKVIKLLNSELAGTLGGLLNRCTAPALNPSGTYPIFSEACFPRDLGSGSGKASVEDYKLVSLVEILPLKVSTSFDRFQIYKALESIMECVRQTNGFIQRHRPWKLCPEDPAQRQWQETILHVSLECLRVYGLLLQPVVPDLADKLLSRLGVSPTERSLKNLNFLPRYHGGKCSFEGRKLGPDPGLLFPRLKKSKASHCTDP; the protein is encoded by the exons ATGCCGGCGCTCCCCGCTCGCGCCGCGCGCTCCCTGCTCCGCGCGGTTCCTCTCCGGCGCTTGGCCGAGCCGGGCGGGAGCCTCCGCTGGAGTTCGTCCCGGTCCCCGTCCCCGCGGCTGCTCCTGTCGACGCCCATCTTCTACGTGAACGGCCCGCCTCACATCGGGCATCTCTACTCGGCGGTGCTGGCTGATGCGCTGCACCGGCACCGGGAGCTGCTGGGCTGCGAGGGAGGGCGGCTGGCTACAG GAACGGATGAGCATGGCTTGAAAATTCAGGCAGCAGCGGCAGCCGCAGGCATTTCTCCAAAAGAGTTCTGTGACCGTGTGTCAGCTGAATTCCGGGAGCTCTTTGCCCAGGCAGGCATCTCCTACTCCGATTTTATCCGCACCACGGAGCTGCGGCATCGGCGGGCTGTCGAGTGCTTTTGGGCCGCCTTGCAGGCTGGAGGCTCACTCTATCAAGCTGACTATGAGGGGTGGTATTGCACAGCAGAGGAGAGCTTTTTGGCAGCGTCCCAGGTGATGGAGTGCCCTGATGCCCAAGGGAGGAAGCAGATGGTTTCCTTAGAGAGCGGGCACCAG GTGCACTGGACCCGGGAGGAAAACTACATGTTCAAGCTGTCCGAGTTCCGGGAGCCATTGCAGCGATGGCTCTGTGAGAATAAGGACGCCATAAACCCTGAGCCCTACTATCAGCAGGTGCTCCAGTGGCTGGAAGAGGAGCTACCCGATCTCTCTGTGTCACGCGACCGAAACCGGCTGCACTGGGGCATCCCTGTCCCCGGGGACTCGTCGCAAACCATCTACGTCTGGGTGGATGCTCTGGTGAATTACCTGACGGCTGTAGGGTACCCCGAGGAGCACCGGGCCTGGTGGCCCAGAGCTTGCCACATTGTGGGCAAGGACATCCTCAAGTTCCACGCCATCTACTGGCCTGCCCTGCTGATGGCTGCAGGCCTGGAGCCCCCCCTGCGGCTTTGGGTCCACTCTCATTGGACGGTGCAAGGACAGAAGATGTCCAAGAGCCTGGGCAACGTCATTGCCCCAAAGGACTGCTTCCAGCACTACACGGTGGATGGTTTTCGGTACTTCCTGCTGAGACAGGGGGTCCCAGAGTGGGATTGTGATTACTATGATGAGAAGGTGATTAAGCTGCTCAACTCGGAGCTGGCCGGCACCTTGGGAGGGCTCCTTAACCGGTGCACGGCCCCTGCCCTAAATCCCAGCGGGACCTATCCCATCTTCTCAGAGGCGTGCTTCCCTAGGGACCTGGGGAGTGGATCTGGCAAGGCCTCAGTGGAGGACTACAAGCTGGTGTCTTTGGTAGAGATCCTGCCTCTGAAAGTGAGCACCTCTTTTGATCGCTTCCAGATCTACAAGGCTCTAGAATCCATTATGGAGTGTGTGAGACAGACCAATGGCTTCATCCAGAGGCACAGGCCATGGAAACTGTGCCCCGAGGATCCAGCACAGCGCCAGTGGCAAGAGACCATTCTCCATGTCAGCCTGGAATGTCTTCGGGTATATGGGCTTCTGCTGCAACCAGTGGTCCCAGACTTGGCTGACAAGCTTCTCTCAAGGTTGGGTGTTTCTCCCACAGAAAGATCTCTAAAGAACTTGAATTTTCTTCCGCGCTACCATGGTGGAAAATGCTCCTTTGAAGGCAGGAAGCTTGGCCCAGATCCTGGTCTCCTGTTTCCCAGGCTGAAGAAATCTAAAGCCAGCCATTGCACAGATCcttaa